The DNA window TCGAATGGCGATGGTACTCAAGAAGGCTCAACTAATGAACCAGGGGATTCCACTGCCTTGAGTGACAACACTAGTCAAGGAGGCTCAGAGTCTGATGACTCAGATATCCTTGCTGTCTCAAACGACAACATTGACGCATCTTTTGTTGGATCGACCTCGCCCGAAGGATCAAGCACCCATGGGAActcagatgatgaggatcgCACTGGCGACCAAGATGATACGGACAGCGATCGCGACTCTATCCTGTCCAATTCCGATGGTGTAGTCGTATCTGGCGATCAGGATGATGTACCAGTTGTGGCTCTTGGCACCGCATCTGACGGTTTGGTTCTTGGGGCCGTCCAGTCTGCCACTGATTTCAACCAAGAGCCAGTCTTAAGCACGATAACGTACTTTACCGTCATGCCTTCCGACCGCGGTTCACTGGTTACTCGGAAGAGTGTTATCGCCATGTCGTACGAAAAGTGCGATTACTGCGAGACCCCTGAACTGATCAAGCCACCGATGGAGACGAAGGTCGTCGAGTGTGATGGCTGTGGCCCTAATGGCGAGGACACCGTTACGTTGACCATTCCCATCTCTGTTACTGTCACTATTCCTAGTCCAAACACAGAACAAGCACAGCAGACTGAGAACGCTGCTGCTGAGACCGTCACATCGTACAGAGGCAGTCCAGAACAGCCGCTGCGTAACTCCACTATACCCCCCGTGGTGCCGAACGGAATGGGCGGCGGCGCAGAAGGTGAAGAGTCTCCCGAGATTACAACTATTGTGATAACATACTTGACAACTCAGCTCATCACATATGGCACCTCCACAGACTCGGTCTCTACTGTGACGAGGACGGCTCGACGAACAGTTGTTGTCACTGTTTCTGACTCTGACGGACAAATGAGTATCCTGCCTGTTCCGTCCCCTGGACACCCAAACACACCAGTCACCCTTGCTACACCAACACCTGGCGCACCTAGTGAGCCAGTTGCTGTTTCTGCGGCATCATCTAGAAGAGATGACGTGTTTGTGTACTTTGCCATCGTGGCGATGGCGATTCTGGCCTTGACACTGTAAAATGGGACGGTCTGGGGTTCGAAATACTTTGCATAATACTTCTTTTTCATCTTATTTTTATGAGGATTTAATAATGGGAACACGGGATACATAAAAACATAGACATAGCCGTTTGGGGCTTGGTGGGGTTATCTATACCACGTGTGGTTTGGTTGATGTttcttttgtctttgttatgatatattaagcttaatacgAGATAATACCAAAAGATCATATTTCAGTTGTTTATCTTCTATCCTCAAAGATGTGCTTTCTCAGTTCAGGGAAATGGACAAATCTgcagatatatatatataacgaGCCGTTTAAATCTCAACGACAACGGCCCTGCTTTTAACCTTACCTGAGTTTCCTTTCATCTGAGCAGCATTAACCATCAAGCTGCCGTTATTACTTCCAGGTCCAGACATGATCCACTTCCAGGCCACGGCGTGAACTCCCTGAGCCAGGAAACGTAGATAATCGAGCCAGGCCTCATTGGGGATAAAATCTAGAATGGGACCACGACGGGGTCGTGACATGATACGCTCATATGTCTCCTGGAACTTGTCAAAAAAGACGGATTCCTTGCCATAGGCATAATGGACGTGACCAAAGACATGGAGACGGGGCTTCACACGCCAGACTTCACGAAGAAGGTTGCTGTCGCCCAggccaagatcaagatgaTGTTTCTGACTTGTGTAAGTTGAAAAATCTGAAGGTGAGAGGGATGTTCTGGATCTTACAGGAGGACAGTGAGTGATGAGGATGTCAGTTTGAGGTGGCACCTTGCTCAACCAGGGGTGGTTATCAGTAGCATACTGGAAACTAGAAGCATGCATCGTTAGTTTCGTTCCTTTAGTCAGGTAGGTAGATACTCACGCAAACTCTTTAGGGCCGATCTCTGGGATATCAGGCACGCCAAAGATGTTGACTGTCCGACCCTTGACTTTTTGCACAGTCAAACCACTCTCAAGGTAAATAAGACCGTCCATGTCAGGCTTTGCACCTGAGCGTGCATCCTCTTCAGGGCGACTCTTCTGATCGAACCAGCTATCATGGTTACCTGCAACGACAACTTTGACAGGATGGGGCTGTTCCTTGAGCCAGTCGAGCTGCTTCTGGATATCTGATACGGTGCCAGCATCTGTGAGATCACCTGCATGAATGAGAATATCACCCCTGGGAATATCGACTTTGAGATCGTGTGTGTCTGAGATACAGACAACGCGAATAGCGGGCTTGTTGCGAGGCGGAAAAAAGGGACGACCACGGAGAAGAAGTACAATGTGGTAGAATAAGTAGGCGATGTATGTTAGAGGTGATGATAGGAAGTGGTCAACGAGAGTCATGGGCTCCCATTGATTACGGCGCCGAAGGCCGACATAGGAGAGGAGACCCATGGTATGAGATGAGGCTCAATTGAATATAACTAGATCAGACCCAGTGCCTTTCGTCTAGGTGGAGAGCTCTGCGATTGGGTTGTAGAGCAGAATAGTAGCTCTAGCTATAGCGATAAGTATAGCTGCCCGGACGTGGGAGtgaaatggaatggatagATGGATGTTAGTGGAGTGAGCAATCATGACGAAAGATGGAAGTGTCTATGCGCTATAAACGGCCCCACAGTGACGCTAACTTGACagcaactacctacctacctaggtatctcATCATCCATGCACACCATAGAAACTCTTGAGTTAGTATTTTTCATGTTCTATAATTACGAGATTAGAGAATATTGGTTATTGAGTTACTCGCTGGAGATGGAGACATGATAGAACTTAAAGGAGCTGATTGAGTTTGTAATATGCTACATCAATCCTTGTCAAGGTGTTCACAATTCAATTATTATAACGACTGACCACCCAAAACGCTGCTGATGACGATTTTAGCATGTGAAAGCCAACTGGTATGCTCCAAGCTTCAGTTGTATCCTGGTAAAtgaataataagtaaattgtCAACAATCCTTCCTTTTGAGGTTATGCAAACATAAATATACTCCATAACATCTGTCACCACTAATTACTAGGGACatagatatttatagtaaacaCCACGGAAAGCATGTAGACCTGATACCCAGGCAGCCAGGTACCAAATAAAGACCTAAGCACAGACCATGTCCGGGCATCAATGGAAAGTTGAATCTAATGGTGACGTCGCTCCCTAAAACTCCCCCACTAGAGCACTGAAAACTGAAAACTGAAAACTGAAAACTGAAAACTGAAAACTGAAAGCTAAAGCTGTACAGAGGTAGGTAGCTTCATGGCTTGGCTTGCTTGGAAGAGCTGCAGCTAAAGCTTGTTTCTCCAACATCCATTCTTGTCCACATCGTCATCGACCCAACCTAATTGGATTGCTCAATACATTTATCCCTGTTTTGCTCTCGTCTTGTTCCAGGGTCGATAACATCTTCTATACCTCCtctccctcttcttcctctatTTTGGTGGCATCATCTTCCCCTGCTCAACAGTCAAGTAGCATCTCACTTTGCCAAACATGTCCAACCTGAAGGACCTGTATGGCCAGTCTGGCGACAAGTCTCAGGCCAGTAACTTTGGGTGAGCATCAAACGACCTCCAAACTCAATCATTATACCTAACGAATACAGTGTCGACTTTGTTATCCACTACAAGGTCCCTCCATCAGGTAAACCATTCGTGTCCAAGCTCAACAACTTACATACATTCTGACTCGACGACAGAACGTGCCGAAGCTGAAGCCGGTTTTGTCCAACTCATTCAAGCCCTCACAACCGTCGGTCTAGCCACTGAAGTCCGCCATGGCGATGGCGATTCCCTCCTTGTCTTCGTCAAGATTGCCTCCCCCGACCTCTTCGCAAAGCAAGTCTACCGTGCCCGTCTAGGAGACTGGCTTCACGGTGTCCGAGTTTCAGCTCCCCCGAGCGATGTCAACCAAGCTCTAGAGGATGAGCCCGTTGTCGAAGCTGAGCGGCTGCGCTTGATCTACCTCATGATCACCAAACCTCGCGACGAAGGCGGCGCCGGAATTACAACCTCCAACTCAAACTGGAAATACGTCGATTCTGTGTTTCCTCTACACAGCCACAACTTTAACAAGCAATGGATCAAGAAATGGAGCAGCAAGTCTACTCTGGAGCAGGCTGATATCGACGAAATTCGAGACAAATTTGGCGAGAGCGTAGCCTTTTACTTCGCTTTCCTACGATCCTACTTCCGATTCCTCGTCTTCCCTGCTGGGTTCGGCTTTGTCGCATGGCTTCTTCTGGGTCAATTCTCATTTCTCTATGCCTTGCTTTGCGGTCTCTGGTCTGTTGTCTTCTTCGAGTactggaagaagaaggagatcgACTTGGCCGTGCAATGGGGTGTCCGTGGAGTATCCACCATTCAGCAGGCAAGACCCGAGTTTGAGTGGGATCGTGAAGCCGAAGACCCTGTCACTGGGGAAGCCGTCAAGGTTTACGAACCTATGAAGCGCATCAAGACTCAGTTGCTCCAGATTCCATTCGCATTGGCTGCCGTTGTTGCTTTGGGTGCCCTGATTGTTACCTGCAACTCTCTTGAGGTTTTCATCAACGAAGTCTACACTGGCCCCGGCAAGCAATACCTGGTGAGAACACCTTATATCATTCTTCTCTATCACAACTAACACATTCTCAGGCATTCTTGCCGACTGTgttccttgttcttggtaCCCCGACTATCTCCAGCTTGCTTATGAGTGCTGCAGAGAAGTTAAATTCTATGGAGAACTATGCTACAGTTGATGGTGTGTAACCACTTACCTCCTTAACCAAGATTTCTACTGACATTCAAAGCCCATGACGCTGCTCTCATCCAAAAGCAATTTGTCCTTAACTTTATGACCTCTTACATGGCTCTCTTCTTCACAGCCTTTGTCTACATTCCTTTTGGTCACGTTCTAGTCCCGTTCCTCGAGTTCTGGAGAAAGACGGCTCAGGTTGTCACATTCAGCGACAAGCCACTACCGACACAAAACTTCCAGATCAACCCTGCTCGGATCAGCAACCAAATGTTTTACTTCACCGTCACTGCCCAGATTGTCAACTTTGTCACAGAAGTTGTCGTCCCTTACGTCAAGCGAGAGGCGTTccagaaggccaaggaacTCAAATCCAAGCCCAAAATTCAGGATGACcacgaggaagaggccgagtTTCTTGAGCGTGTGCGTAAGGAGTGCACACTCGAGGTGTACGATGTCTCGGGAGACTACCGTGAGATGGTTATGCAGTTCGGTAAGCTGACTTTAGCCAACTCTCGTGAAGCCAAATATCTAATAAGTACATAGGTTACGTTGCCATGTTCTCGGTTGCTTGGCCGTTGGCAGCTTGCTGCTATCTTGTCAACAACTGGGTCGAATTGAGGTCTGATGCTCTCAAAATCGCCATTAGTAGCCGACGTCCAATTCCTTGGCGAACGGATTCGATCGGTCCCTGGTTGACTGCTCTCAGCTTCCTCTCTTGGCTCGGCAGCATCACCAGTGCTGCTATTGTGTACCTGTGCAGTGGTGCCCGAGGTCATGGTTCTCATGGCACGCCGACCCCCTTGAAAGCTTGGGGCCTGCTTCTGAGTATTCTTCTCGCCGAACACTTCTATTTGGTTGTGCAGCTTGCAGTGCGATATGTGCTCAGCAAGCTCGATAGCCCTGGTGAGCAGAAGGAACGCAAAGAGCGATTCGTGATGAAGAGAAAGCTTCTCGAGGAAAACATTGGTCAAGGTGCATCCGAGAAGGCTTCTGTTCCTGGTATCGACCATAGCGAGAAGATCACCCGTGCGGCTTTAGAAGAGGAGGCCCGTCAAACTTCCATCCGTGGTCACGGAACCCCGGAGGAGATGTGAGTGGACTTGAACCGATTATGATTGTGTGTGGGAACTAATACGGGATATAGGTTCTGGCAACGTCAACGAGGCATGAACGAAACCATTGATGTTGGACGCAGAATGATTGAGCAGCAGGTCAGTTGTCGGAAACACAAGTTTTGTTTGAACGAGTTTGAGCTAACAGTATCACAGAAGGTTGCTACTCAAAAAAATGGACAGAGCAAATCTCCCGTTCCAAGCATGAAGGCTTCCTGAGGAGTTTGGCATAGTTGAAGCGGACAAAAGCAGATTTCTATGACTTTGGAAGAAATGAGCGAAGAATTGGTTGTTGAAAGGGTGGTAATAGCATACAAACGATTACGAGCTTATGATTGGCACGGTTTACTTTATTCGTATAACAGGAGTGCCTTTGTTCTGAATTAAAACATGTTTcaataccatccatcatcttgcCGCTCCTGTCCCAGTCATGATAGCAAGATTCTACCGAAAAGAAGGACGAAAGTCGAAATAGGAAGATACAAGCCAGGAAACGCCACGACAAGGCAGTCGTGAGAGAGGCTGCAGAGGAGGGGGAAGTCTGGCACGTGTATCACTATGACAGGGCGAAAGAGGCTGTGCTGTAATATCATGACCGATCCTTTTGAGACCAGCGAGCCATAGGCTGTCTTCGACTGATGAAATGACATGCAAGTCTCAACTGTCGGAAACTGTGCCTTTCTATACGTCTTGAGAGACACTTTAGGGTAACCTTGACGTACGTTCTCTACAGATTGAAGCCCGCTAGGATTCTTCCATAGTTTATCTATGCCGTTCTAGCTCTGCGTCCGGACCTAAGTACCCCAGAGCCTTGGGACTTAAATGAAGCCCCGAATGATCAGCGATGCCATGTTGCATTTGTATATACAATGTGCGTGATCCGGACTGCCAGGCTACCGGTACCACGATCGTGGTGATCCACCTTGTGGTATTTGTCAAAACATCATATGTActaagctacctacctactaaggtaggtaagtACTGTGTACCTGTGAACAACTTCCGTCATTCAATTCTCACGAATTTCGACCAAAAGGAGTCTTCGGTCAAAGCCATATCCCCTGTTTGTCATGACTTTTGTCGAGAACATCGACCGAGGTCTTTGATTAATTGTCCACTTTAAGGAAAAGTGAAGCATAATCTGCTGCACGAGACAATGACACTTGAGTCCCCCAATCCCGTTGCACATGTCCGTCAACGTGGGCAGCGGCAAGTGGAGAACCTCCGCCTTTTTATCACTTTGAAAGGATTCAACCCTTGTTTGATAAACTCGCGCTAACTAGGTAGTTGAGGCCAAGCTACCTACATATTCTATCACTACAAGTTAGCACCTCTTGAACCCAACCTGCTGGAGGATAAACTCATTCGAGAACCTGGATATGAGTATTTCTGGATCTAGAGCCTCGGAGATGGCGCCATGGATATCTTAATACTCACCGGCGCCCGGCTCCCGGTCGGCCAATCGTGTACTACAGGCGCTCACATGCTGCATGACACCTCGTCGAGTACAGGCAACAAAGACCACAGAGAGGGCTAGCCTTAGACCAGGCTAACCCTAGGACTACTGCACCGCTGTAGATTCCAGCTTTCAGCTCATGTGCTAGTGTGCCTTGGTGAGTGCCCGGTTACTGTATTGTACCGTACCGTACCGCAGCCAAGTAGCCAGGCCATGCCATTGTAAAGGTACAAGATCCCCTTGTTGGTCTCTTtcattttctttccttctttcatATTCAAGTTAGTCACCAAGAGTCTCTGTGGCTTTCTTACCCAATCCTGCCCTGTCGTGTAATGATTTCCCCTCTTCATTTTAACCCCCCAGTTTGAGTCCCTCATTGACTTACACGCCAATACAATTCTCCCTTCAGCAATCACTTCCCACCACGAGGCTCTCATTTGAGCGCTCGTTCAGTTGCCTACTCGTCGTAAACTTGTCGAATTGACCATGGACGACGTTGTCGACCTAGTTATTGGACCTTTTCGAGATATAGTCGACAAGGGTCGCGAGGCAATAGAAAATGCTGGCGATGATAAGACAATGCTCAAGACATCGCAGAGCCTGACCAAGGAGGGCGAGCGTGCGCTCAAGAAAATTGAGCCGTTATGTCGAAAGCATTTGGACGAGTACGGCTCCAACTTCTTAGATGCCCTCAAAGAAAACGGTAAGTTTCAGGCTTATTTCTTCAAGGCTATAAGCTGGTCGCTCTTTGTTGCCATTGTTGGACTATCATTAACTGAGGTTGCCCACATAGATGAGATCGCTTCTTTTCGAACCGAGTTGAACGACCTGCTGTGGGAATTCGATGACTTTGTAGAACTAGACGATTTCGACGCTGAAAAGTTCACGGAATTGCAGGCCCTCTCACGCAAAGCCGCTCCCAAGATATACGATATCCTGATGCGCCTCAAGCTCGAAGTTCCGATTGACCATGATGGTCGCTCTATCATGACTCGAATGTCGGGACCACAGTCCAGACCTATATCCCCTGATGCTCCTCCGATCCCACCCATATATCCTTTTTCTAACTTGACAAAAGACACGCCAAGAAGCGCTTCTTCAGTCACCTCCGAAAGCCGCTCTAGCAATGGGCCTCCAACAGTAGAGGCAGCCACTGCTGAGTTGCGACGCATGATGCAGTCTCGATCGGGGCCCGACGAAGGCCTGTATGCTGAATCTCCGGGAACCAGCCACACGCCGCAGTCTGCACTTACACCCGTGGAACCACCTCCACGACCTCCATCCGGCAATCCATGGGACTTCAACGTCAAGCCTTCGCCAGTGCCCCCCGACAACCATTTCTCGGATGAATTTTCCTTCGAAAGAAGACAGCCTGTGGCTCCAATCGAGACACCCATTGAGACAACCTCGCCATCCTTGAGCCCAGATCAAGGCAGCGAGCTGCGTCCGCGCCCACTCAAGACAGTTATAGACCGATCATCTCAGTACAGCAACGACTCTCAGGCAAGCTCAGGGACAGAATCGACAACAAATGAACGGACATATAGTGTGTTCCCTCGCGGACGTTATTCAAACCATAACTCTATCTTGTCTACACCCATACCCGAAGATGTTGTATCAGAAAGGTCCAGTGCTGGCTACATGTCGCAGCTCTCTCCTGTACCGAGAACAGTACCTACCCGGTCACATTCGCTTCCTCAATCTCGTCCTGAATCGGTTGAAACGAATCCTGGGTCTGTATTCGATTCAAGCCGAGCCGATGGGGCGACTACCCCCCTTACAGATAATCGAGAGCCGTCATTTTCAGTTGCTGACGGCAGTCCGACTTTAGGTACCGCCGAAACGCATCGCCTTTCAGTCAAGCATCTTCCAATGAACAATTATCAGGGCATGCTTGAGCCCGTACGGCCTGTCTTTGTTCCGGAAGTAGATAACCTTCCTATTCCCGTGGAAACAGAGATTGTGGCTCCAGAGCACCCACCGAATCCCTTTGCTGTTGACTGCAAGCTCAGCCCTCAAAGTTCATTTTACGTTCACAAAGGCTTTTGTGACGGCGCAAAGGAAATACTTAATGGCGGAGCTGGTGTCCGAAAAACCGTGAAAGCAGTATGTCGCTTCTATTGTTCATCTCGGAGTCCTTATTGACTGATCGATGTAGGGATTCGCGTCTGTTGCAACAGTTGCGAAATGTGTCAAGTGCCAATTCGAACTCGACTTTAACGAAATTGACTTGGATGTCAATAAAGCAGGTATGTTCAGACACACGGCAAAATCATGGGCCCGTTGTGATATACTAATATTACTTCAGAACGCGGTAACTTCATCAAGAATGGAATTGGATACAGACTGCGCTTCCTTCAAAAGTCGCATTTGCCAACGCGCCGGTCGGACGATGTCATGTATGGTTGTGTGTTTTGTGTGCATCAGGGCAAGACTCTTCACGCAAGCGACGCAACAGTCTTTACCAGTCAGAAGGCCTTGTTCGCACACTTGGCTCGCCATCCTCGGCCTCTTCCGGCTGTGCAAGGTTTCACGTTCATCGAAGGGAGTGAGGTCCCTGCCAAATACAAGAACGACTATGACCTTCATTTCAAGTCTCCTGTCGAAATCCATCCGCATTTTGAGCGGGCTTCCAACACATCCCATCTCCCAACGGCAACCACGAAAGAGGCGGCTCGCCGCATGTACGGTCAACGATTGCTGTATGACAGGACTCCTGCACACGAACTCGTATTGAACGCTAGAATCGTGGGACTTTCATGGCCGCCAAAGTACCTGGGTGAGTGGGCAATGGGATTTCATGACGGCATCCAAGCCAGCGTTCCAACCGAGATCTTAAGACTGGATCCGCCGCCACCCGAGCAAGTCAAGGTCGATGGAACAAGTCCGGTGCAAGCTACTGCAAAGTGGAAGTTCAACCacaaggacaaggtcaagggtGACTGGCTCAAGTTCGAGAAAGACGAAATCATTACCAACATCAGCTGTAAGCTTGCCCAGGGGATTCCGTATAACGTGGTATAGAACCCCTCGGATCTAACTGTGAATAGGGCCTTATCAAGAATTTTGGTGCTGGTCAGGCACAAATGCTAAAGGCAAGACAGGAATCTTTCCTCAGGCGTTTATTGACGTAACAACGCTACGCGACTTTGGCAAGTCCGGCTCGGATAGGGCGAGTATAGTGAGTAATGAACGAAACAAGTCCTTATCTGTTTTGTCTCGGTTCACATCTCGCAAGCCAAGCCGCGTTGGAAGACCCGGAAGCATTGCTGGATCAATCGGCAGCAATGAGATCCCGATACTCCCAACGTCGGTCGGAACAAACGGACATGATTAGGGAACATATAGTTTAGTGTGGGAAGTAATGATGTATGACGACCCTGAATACATCGGTTATGAGGCGTGGCGTCAGACGGCGTACAGGGAATATACCCAGAGAGACTTTGtattctcttctcttcttttgcttTGCATTTTGTTTTGCGTGTTTTGCAATTTTTTTTGGTAGTAGTATTATACCATGGCTTCATACTGACGAGCTGACTATACCTTTTCTGTGTTCCCTTTATGACGACTGTATTGTGTGCTGAACAACCTTTGGAACCGAGTAACTGAAATATGAACCGGGTTCTGAATCAAGCTGATCGACGCCGCCAAGCGAATATTATGGATGCTTGATGCTTGTACCGACTTGGCGTTCAATAGTGGTCATTATCCAGAAATATCTTGATCACTATCGAGGCTGGTCTGATAGAGCCGCTGAGCTCGATGCGATGCGTCTATTTCGA is part of the Fusarium poae strain DAOMC 252244 chromosome 4, whole genome shotgun sequence genome and encodes:
- a CDS encoding hypothetical protein (TransMembrane:9 (i197-214o220-237i291-309o329-350i377-398o439-460i513-533o560-584i605-627o)~BUSCO:8032at5125), with amino-acid sequence MSNLKDLYGQSGDKSQASNFGVDFVIHYKVPPSERAEAEAGFVQLIQALTTVGLATEVRHGDGDSLLVFVKIASPDLFAKQVYRARLGDWLHGVRVSAPPSDVNQALEDEPVVEAERLRLIYLMITKPRDEGGAGITTSNSNWKYVDSVFPLHSHNFNKQWIKKWSSKSTLEQADIDEIRDKFGESVAFYFAFLRSYFRFLVFPAGFGFVAWLLLGQFSFLYALLCGLWSVVFFEYWKKKEIDLAVQWGVRGVSTIQQARPEFEWDREAEDPVTGEAVKVYEPMKRIKTQLLQIPFALAAVVALGALIVTCNSLEVFINEVYTGPGKQYLAFLPTVFLVLGTPTISSLLMSAAEKLNSMENYATVDAHDAALIQKQFVLNFMTSYMALFFTAFVYIPFGHVLVPFLEFWRKTAQVVTFSDKPLPTQNFQINPARISNQMFYFTVTAQIVNFVTEVVVPYVKREAFQKAKELKSKPKIQDDHEEEAEFLERVRKECTLEVYDVSGDYREMVMQFGYVAMFSVAWPLAACCYLVNNWVELRSDALKIAISSRRPIPWRTDSIGPWLTALSFLSWLGSITSAAIVYLCSGARGHGSHGTPTPLKAWGLLLSILLAEHFYLVVQLAVRYVLSKLDSPGEQKERKERFVMKRKLLEENIGQGASEKASVPGIDHSEKITRAALEEEARQTSIRGHGTPEEMFWQRQRGMNETIDVGRRMIEQQKVATQKNGQSKSPVPSMKAS
- a CDS encoding hypothetical protein (TransMembrane:1 (o20-43i)~BUSCO:35035at5125); the encoded protein is MGLLSYVGLRRRNQWEPMTLVDHFLSSPLTYIAYLFYHIVLLLRGRPFFPPRNKPAIRVVCISDTHDLKVDIPRGDILIHAGDLTDAGTVSDIQKQLDWLKEQPHPVKVVVAGNHDSWFDQKSRPEEDARSGAKPDMDGLIYLESGLTVQKVKGRTVNIFGVPDIPEIGPKEFAFQYATDNHPWLSKVPPQTDILITHCPPKHHLDLGLGDSNLLREVWRVKPRLHVFGHVHYAYGKESVFFDKFQETYERIMSRPRRGPILDFIPNEAWLDYLRFLAQGVHAVAWKWIMSGPGSNNGSLMVNAAQMKGNSGKVKSRAVVVEI